One region of Cyanobium sp. M30B3 genomic DNA includes:
- a CDS encoding DUF4255 domain-containing protein, which yields MSAASIPGASETLVSLLKQRLEVLLGPTRDGYDVELFRSAQYYGPPTNTVSLLLYRVDVNKACRNSDSPAGSPTIPGTRWLELELSYLLTVWGQSSASGEQRMLQHCMEILQEFAIVQGSWLSPSYNWEPEDALQISLAPMNHEDMMRLWDSFDLPYQLSVPYLVRTVRLAPRERSEVPVTSQALAFGSRIQP from the coding sequence ATGAGTGCTGCCTCGATCCCAGGCGCCAGCGAAACGCTGGTCTCGCTGCTCAAACAGCGCCTAGAAGTGTTGTTGGGGCCAACACGTGATGGCTACGATGTAGAGCTTTTTCGTAGCGCCCAATACTACGGGCCACCCACTAACACGGTTTCCCTGCTGCTTTATCGCGTTGATGTAAACAAGGCATGTCGCAATAGCGATTCGCCTGCAGGGTCGCCGACCATTCCCGGCACCCGCTGGCTGGAACTGGAGCTGTCGTATCTGTTAACTGTCTGGGGCCAAAGCTCAGCAAGCGGCGAGCAGCGAATGCTGCAGCACTGCATGGAAATCCTGCAGGAGTTCGCCATCGTGCAGGGTTCATGGCTGAGCCCCTCCTATAACTGGGAGCCTGAGGATGCGCTGCAGATCTCACTGGCCCCGATGAACCATGAAGACATGATGCGGCTATGGGACAGCTTTGATCTCCCCTATCAGTTGTCCGTTCCTTATTTGGTGCGCACGGTGCGCCTGGCACCAAGGGAGAGGAGCGAGGTGCCGGTCACCAGCCAAGCCCTTGCCTTCGGGTCGCGGATCCAGCCATGA
- a CDS encoding type II toxin-antitoxin system RelE/ParE family toxin, translated as MSNRLAQGWAAPRFQSFERVARRKLRQLEIAGRLDDLRVPPGNRLEALRGDRTGQHSIRINDQFRLCFIWTAAGPDAVEIVDYH; from the coding sequence ATCTCCAACCGATTGGCCCAGGGCTGGGCCGCGCCCCGGTTCCAGTCCTTTGAGCGCGTGGCCCGCCGCAAGCTCAGGCAGCTGGAGATTGCAGGCCGTCTGGACGACCTGCGCGTTCCACCGGGCAACCGACTGGAGGCCCTGCGGGGTGATCGCACAGGCCAGCACAGCATCCGCATCAACGACCAGTTCCGCCTCTGCTTCATCTGGACTGCCGCCGGTCCCGATGCTGTCGAAATCGTCGACTACCACTGA
- a CDS encoding HigA family addiction module antidote protein, producing the protein MDRLPPITPGELLQEEFLQPLGVSQYRLAKAIGVPASRISEIVTGQRAISADTDLRLCRFLGLSPGYWLRAQAAHDTELASAELADELEQIQPLVAAQT; encoded by the coding sequence ATGGACCGTCTGCCCCCCATCACCCCCGGTGAACTGCTCCAGGAGGAGTTCCTGCAGCCGCTGGGTGTGAGCCAGTACCGGCTGGCCAAGGCCATTGGCGTGCCGGCCTCAAGGATCAGCGAAATCGTGACGGGCCAGCGGGCGATCAGCGCCGACACCGATCTGCGCCTTTGCCGGTTTCTGGGCCTCAGTCCTGGCTACTGGCTGCGGGCCCAGGCCGCCCACGACACTGAGCTGGCCAGTGCTGAACTGGCCGACGAGCTGGAGCAGATCCAGCCCCTGGTGGCTGCTCAGACGTAG
- a CDS encoding Nif11-like leader peptide family natural product precursor encodes MGPSALEQFLAHVQADPALRRQVSEAITADEVSLLAQALGYPVSGSDLLRFSGRSAAGVRVTRIDHPGEYPGRYV; translated from the coding sequence ATGGGCCCATCCGCACTGGAGCAGTTCCTGGCCCACGTGCAGGCCGACCCTGCCCTGCGCCGGCAGGTGAGCGAGGCGATCACCGCTGATGAGGTGTCGCTGCTGGCCCAGGCCCTGGGCTACCCGGTGAGCGGCAGTGACCTGCTGCGCTTCTCCGGTCGCTCCGCCGCCGGCGTGCGGGTGACGCGGATCGATCACCCAGGGGAATACCCCGGCCGCTACGTCTGA
- a CDS encoding DUF86 domain-containing protein, with protein sequence MSGDLLLLLTPLRQALERIERKAQPLLMDPALLDREEGQDLLDVICMQFLAAGEALKRLDKLQPGLLAASFPAVDWKGAMGFRDVIAHQYFDLDAEQVLLICQQALPGVLAAVRDLEQRSQDTT encoded by the coding sequence GTGAGCGGTGACCTGCTGTTGCTGCTTACCCCGCTGCGGCAGGCCCTGGAGCGGATCGAGCGCAAGGCACAACCCTTGCTGATGGATCCGGCACTGCTGGACCGTGAGGAAGGCCAGGACCTGCTCGATGTGATTTGCATGCAGTTCCTGGCAGCCGGGGAAGCACTCAAACGACTGGACAAGCTCCAGCCTGGGCTTCTGGCAGCGAGCTTTCCTGCTGTCGACTGGAAGGGAGCCATGGGGTTTCGCGATGTCATTGCGCACCAGTACTTCGATCTCGATGCCGAGCAGGTGCTGCTGATCTGCCAGCAGGCCCTACCCGGCGTTCTGGCTGCCGTTCGCGACCTTGAGCAACGCAGTCAGGACACGACCTAA
- a CDS encoding nucleotidyltransferase domain-containing protein, with amino-acid sequence MASADTLLVFGPDQVLALLRERQSEWRQRYQLQRIGLFGSMARNQATASSDVDVWVELDPLTPYATVHLKQELEELLQRPVDLVRLRERMNPALRQAILQEGISA; translated from the coding sequence ATGGCCAGCGCAGACACCCTGCTTGTATTCGGTCCTGATCAGGTGCTTGCACTGCTGCGTGAGCGCCAAAGCGAATGGCGGCAGCGCTATCAGCTGCAACGCATTGGGCTGTTCGGCTCCATGGCTCGCAACCAGGCCACGGCCTCCAGTGACGTGGATGTGTGGGTTGAACTCGATCCCCTCACCCCCTACGCCACCGTCCATCTCAAGCAGGAGCTGGAGGAGCTGCTGCAGCGCCCGGTTGATCTGGTGCGTTTGCGGGAGCGCATGAATCCCGCCCTGCGGCAGGCCATCCTGCAAGAAGGCATCAGCGCGTGA
- a CDS encoding L,D-transpeptidase produces MTTPMSAERFADRFRYYQGQPQQQDGVLQLHAAISGSDQGTAILDEQAPWAVIYSEQPPELTAPTGGLDPRGSEEAGMAGPQKPAPVKPGDTYLLVNDRDEDMEAYDHSGQLLWKIPCLARGQGADTDWSHTNTDTPPGLYKLGKLYADYEQNPNPACSDTAMGYGWYSFDMEELEGQEVAVGRAGIMLHGGGSACGWPMAWAPQQPLHPTLGCIRIHNADLRDKVLPLYRQGTVYVGVFQEKK; encoded by the coding sequence ATGACCACCCCGATGAGCGCCGAGCGGTTTGCCGATCGCTTCCGCTACTACCAAGGCCAGCCGCAGCAGCAGGACGGCGTCCTGCAGCTGCATGCCGCAATCAGCGGCAGCGACCAAGGCACAGCGATCCTCGATGAGCAGGCGCCCTGGGCCGTCATCTACAGCGAGCAGCCTCCCGAGCTGACGGCACCCACCGGTGGGCTGGATCCCCGCGGTTCAGAGGAGGCCGGCATGGCCGGTCCCCAGAAGCCGGCACCGGTCAAACCCGGCGACACCTACCTGCTGGTGAACGACCGGGACGAGGACATGGAGGCCTACGACCACAGCGGCCAGCTGCTCTGGAAGATCCCCTGCCTGGCACGCGGCCAGGGCGCCGACACCGACTGGAGCCACACCAACACCGACACCCCACCTGGGCTTTACAAGCTCGGGAAGCTCTACGCGGACTACGAGCAGAACCCCAACCCGGCCTGCAGCGATACCGCCATGGGCTACGGCTGGTACTCCTTCGATATGGAGGAGCTGGAAGGCCAGGAGGTAGCTGTTGGCCGGGCCGGGATCATGCTCCACGGTGGTGGATCGGCCTGCGGCTGGCCCATGGCTTGGGCGCCGCAGCAGCCGCTGCATCCCACGTTGGGCTGCATCCGCATCCACAACGCCGATCTGCGCGACAAGGTGCTGCCGCTCTACCGCCAGGGCACGGTGTATGTGGGGGTGTTCCAGGAAAAAAAGTGA